The Ochotona princeps isolate mOchPri1 chromosome 1, mOchPri1.hap1, whole genome shotgun sequence genome has a segment encoding these proteins:
- the LOC101533755 gene encoding HLA class II histocompatibility antigen, DRB1 beta chain-like → MLCLWFFRGSCVSAVTVTLMVLSSALALVRDIHSCFMLQMKCECGFSHGAQQVRYVERHIYNRREFLRFHSDVGEFQALTELGRLEAEAWNKQKDKLEDRRAAVDTFCRYNYLAFESFALQRQIVPQVTVYPAKTQPLQHHNLLVCAVSGFYPGSIQVQWFRNGEEEEAGVVSTGLIRNGDWTFQTLVMLETIPESGEVYSCHVEHLSVSSPIIVEWKAQSASAQTKMLSGVGGLVLGLLFQGLGLLIYFRSQKGEDLIMATLDFS, encoded by the exons ATGCTGTGTCTGTGGTTCTTCAGAGGTTCCTGTGTATCAGCTGTGACAGTGACACTGATGGTGCTGAGCTCTGCCCTGGCTTTGGTCAGAGACATCCATT CTTGTTTCATGCTGCAGATGAAATGTGAGTGTGGCTTCTCGCATGGCGCGCAGCAGGTGCGGTATGTGGAGCGGCATATCTACAACCGGAGGGAGTTTCTGCGCTTCCACAGCGACGTGGGCGAGTTCCAGGCACTGACCGAGCTGGGGCGGCTGGAAGCTGAGGCCTGGAACAAGCAGAAGGACAAACTGGAGGACCGGCGGGCTGCGGTGGACACGTTTTGCAGATACAACTACCTAGCCTTTGAGAGCTTTGCGCTGCAGCGGCAAA TTGTGCCACAGGTGACCGTGTACCCTGCCAAAACCCAGCCCCTGCAGCACCACAACCTCCTGGTGTGCGCAGTGAGTGGCTTCTACCCAGGCAGCATCCAGGTGCAATGGTTCCGcaatggggaggaagaggaggctgggGTGGTGTCCACAGGCCTGATCCGGAATGGAGACTGGACGTTCCAGACCCTGGTGATGCTGGAGACGATTCCTGAGAGTGGAGAGGTTTATAGCTGCCATGTGGAGCACCTGAGTGTGAGCAGCCCAATCATTGTGGAATGGA AGGCACAGTCTGCTTCTGCACAGACCAAGATGCTGAGTGGAGTCGGGGGCTTGGTGCTGGGGCTGCTCttccaggggctggggctgctcATCTACTTCAGGAGTCAGAAAGGTGAGGACCTGATCATG GCTACTCTGGACTTCAGCTAA